The genomic window TCCGCAGCGTGGCGCGAAAATCGTCGCACTCGCCTCCATCACGGGAGTGGCGGGCGAGGCGGGCCTGGCCGCGTACGGCGCGACCAAGGCGGCATTGATCTCACTGTGCGAAACCGTTTCGCTGGAAGAGTCGGCCAACGGCGTCAGCGCGACCGCCATCTCCCCCGGTTACGTCGACACCGACATGACCGCGTGGAAACGCGACGTCCCGGACCGGTCGGCCATGCTGACCACGGGCGATATCGCGGAAATGGTGCTCGCGATCACCCGTCTGTCCCGCAACGCGGTGGTGCCGAACATCGTCATCTCACGAGCCGGAGACCAACTCTGGCGGGCTTAGTGATCTCGGCCTCAGCCGCACATCGAGGCACGACCCCGGCGTTACGCTCGATTTTCGCGTCCTGTCCTGGGACGGCTAGGGAAGGGGCCCTTGATGGCGAAGGTCTTTTCGCATCTCAATGACGCGCTGCGCAAGTTCATCAGCGAGCAACCGATGTTCTTCGTAGCGACCGCACCCTCCGAGGGCGGACGGGTCAATCTGTCCCCCAAGGGTTACCGCGACACCTTCGCCGTCCTCGACGACCACACCTTCGCATACCTCGACCTCTACGGCAGCGGCACGGAAACCATCGCGCACCTGCGCGAGAACGGGCGCATCACCATAATGTTCTGCTCGTTCAACCGCACCTCGAAGATCCTGCGGCTCTTCGGCACCGGCCGGGTGGTTCGTCCCGACTCCGCCGAATTCGACACTCTCCGACCGCATTTCGGCCTGCAGCACCCCGGCATCCGCGGCGCCATCGTGGTCTCCATCGATCGCATCGCCGATTCCTGCGGCTACTCGGTGCCCTACCTCGAACTCGTCGACGAACGCCCGGTGCTGGACGCTCTGCATGGCCGCCGCACCGACGACGACTACGCGCGCCGGATCGTCGGCGACAACGCGGCGAGCGTCGACGGCCTCCCTGCTCTCGAACCGGACCACCCGCTGCCCTCCGCCATACCACGGTAAACTGCGGGCATTTCCACGGCACGCGACCAAAACTTGTTCTAGTTCGAAACCCTAGAACAAGATATCTGAGCGATCGCCAAACTCATCAGATATTCGCACGTCAGATAGTAGATCTAATTCAAATATGTCGGCAATGGGGCGCGGCCGCTGCCGAACAATTCAATCGCCCTGAAATAGCCCGGCGCCTACCGCGTTTCGCACGGTAGACGCCGGTGACAGATCAGAGGTAGGCGCCGCACACGGGCCAGGCGCCGGGGCCCTGGGTGGCGAGCACGTTCTCCGCGACGCGGATCTGCTCGGCCCGACTCGCGTTGCTCGGGCTGCCGACGCCACCGTTGGCGGTCCACGTGCTCTGGGTGAACTGCAGGCCGCCGGAGAAGCCGTTGCCGGTCTCGATCCCCCAGTTGCCGCCGCTCTCGCACTGCGCGACAGCGTCCCAGTCGTGCGCGGACGCGGTGGCGGTGGACAGGCCGAACGGGACGACTACCAGGGCGCCGAGTGCGGCGGTGAAGCCGAGGGCACGGGTGCTGAACTTGCGGTTATGCGACATGTGATTTCCTGCCTGCGCCTACCGACTCGACGCCCGTGGCGTCGCGTCCCTGTCCCCAGGTAGGTCGGGGATCCTCGAACCGCGGGACAGGGTTACCGGCATTCAACGGTTCGAGTCTGAGCCCGTCATTGATCGGGCTCCGGCGACGGTAGCGAAGAAGTCGTCACGAATCACGTACTGATAACGCCGGAACTGTCTGAACCCAAGGTAGAGGGTGATGCCGATTATGCATCTCGAGCAGGCAAGAAGATTCACCGGGATGTCCCGTGATTGTTACGTTATGTGCCCGAGATCACCACGAAATTGTGGTGCCGGTCGCATGCCACACAGCCCGATCCGGGGGCACTACTTGCCGTGCGCTCGCAATTGATAGAGCCCCTCGGTTTCCGCGACCACCACGCAATTGGCGTCGGTGACCACGGCTTTCAACGTGAAATCGGACTTCCCGTTGGCGGCGGCCTCGTCGGCGATCCGGGCGATCTCGTCCGCCGACAGGCTCGCTTCCGCCCGCACATCGGTCTTCGCCGGCTTGCGGAAGAACACGTGCAAATCCTTGACCAGGGGGTAGTACGCGGAGTTGTCGAAGGTCGCGATCGCGATCGCCCCACCGAGGATCTCGGCAACCGTGAACAGCACCCCCGCGTACATCACGCCGAAATGGTTCCCGTTGCCCTCGATCGGCACCGTCGTCGCCGCGAACCCACGCCGCACCTCGACCGCCGACACCCCCATCTTGTGCGCGATCGGGATGGTGAATTCCAGTGCCCCGTTGACGATCTCCGCGAACGGCGGCGTCTCCACCTCGTCACTCATCCCGCACCATCCCTTCACGCCGGAGGCGACCAGCACCTCAGCTCTGCCACCTCGGCCGATCTGTACCGAAGCGTAGACCCTCGGTGCAGCGCAAACGCGGTGCGGCGCTGATCCTCTCGTGCAGTGAAGCCACACCCGCGCTGCGCGAATCCGGCGAATCCCGCTCGCCACCAGTGCATACTGCTGTGGGTCACGGCTCCGTTCCGCGATCCGTGCTCGGTGACGATCGCACTCGTCACCAGACAGCTGAGGTGTGCAATGAGCATCATGAAGAAGACGGCGGCCACGATGGCGACGCTGACGTTCACGGCGCTGTCGGCGGTTGCCGCGCCCGCGGCGAACGCCGCGCCGGTGTGCGCGGGCGCGGGACAGCCCGCTGTGGTGGCAGCCGCGCTACCCGGGGCGCTGGAGGGATTGACCGTCGATGCGCGTGGCCGGGCCTATACGACGGACCTGGCGACCGGGCGGGTGTATCGCATCGACGCACCAGGCGCGGCGCCGGTGCCCATCGCGACCGTGCCGAGCGGCGGCGGGGGCGCGCTCGCCTGGACTCCGGACGGCAAATTGCTGGTCGGCTATGGCGCGGACGCACGGGCTTTCGTCGGCGACGCGCTGCGCCATGCCGGAATCATCCAGCTCGACCCGGAGACCGGAGCGATCGCGCCCGTTGCGACGGGACTCAGCGCCGCCAACGGCATGGACGTGGCGCAGGACGGAACTGTCTACGCCACCAACGACTTCGGCAACATCGTCGGCCGGGTCTCGCCGAACGGCGCGGTCCAAGCAGATTGGGCATCATTCCCCGGCGCGAACGGGGCGGTTCTCGGCAAGGACGACGAATACCTCTACGTGGGAAGGACATTCGTCAACCCAGGGGTGAGCCGAATCCCTACCGCCAACCCGCGCGCATCCCAGTCACTGCTCGATCTCGCCGGAGCCGACGCGCTCGCCGCGCCGGACGGGCTGACACTGGATTCGCTGGACCGGCCCATAGTCCCGCTCAACACGGCAGGCCAGGTCATCCGCGTCGACGCCCCGAACCAATACTGCGTTCTCGGCGGCGGCAACCCGATGACGAGCGTCGTCACCTACGGTCGAGGCACCCAAGGTTTCGCCGCGGGCCGCCTGTTCGGCGCCACCTTCACCGGCGTGGTCTACGAAATCCCCGGCGGATTCGACCCGAACGCCCGCACCGCGACCCCTTAGCGCCGGCCACCGCGGTCGTCCCCGCCACCGGACAAAAGCGTCCAAAAGTGCGCGTTCATGGGATGACTCCTGGTCGACAGGCCCCGGACGTGGTTCCATGGAACCTGGGTCCCAATAACTGAGCACTGAACGATCATCCATGCGTCACATGGAGGTACGGTTTGGGTTCGCGCACCAAGATCCTGGTCGGCGTCGCGGTCGTGCTGGCAATCGCGTTGGTGGCCAGCGGAATTCTGTTCGCCGTCCGGCAGACCTCGCGCGACGAGGCCACGCCGGTCTGCCCCGGTGACGACGCTTCGTCCGCGCCCGGCTGGACGTCGTCGAATACCGAGGTGGATGCCGGATTCGAGCGGCATCCGTTCGTCGGCAACGGCTACCTCGGGCTGCGGTTGCCGCCGCGCGGCGCCGGGTACGCGTCGACCGGCGAGATGACCGGCTGGCCGCTGTACACGCCACGGTACGACGGCGCCTTCGTCGCCGGTCTGTACGGGCACACGCAGGCACTCGCCGAGGATCGGGAGATCGCGGCGGCGATCCCGAACTGGTCCGCCCTCACGGTCGGTGTCGGCGACGACACCTACACCGTGGGCACCCCGGCCGCGCAGATCTCGAACTTCACCCAGACGCTGTACCTGCGCTGTGGCCTGGTGCGCACCACGCTGACCTGGACCAGCCGGGACGGCAAAGCCACCGACCTGGTGTACGACGTGCTGGCGGATCGAG from Nocardia iowensis includes these protein-coding regions:
- a CDS encoding SMP-30/gluconolactonase/LRE family protein, with translation MSIMKKTAATMATLTFTALSAVAAPAANAAPVCAGAGQPAVVAAALPGALEGLTVDARGRAYTTDLATGRVYRIDAPGAAPVPIATVPSGGGGALAWTPDGKLLVGYGADARAFVGDALRHAGIIQLDPETGAIAPVATGLSAANGMDVAQDGTVYATNDFGNIVGRVSPNGAVQADWASFPGANGAVLGKDDEYLYVGRTFVNPGVSRIPTANPRASQSLLDLAGADALAAPDGLTLDSLDRPIVPLNTAGQVIRVDAPNQYCVLGGGNPMTSVVTYGRGTQGFAAGRLFGATFTGVVYEIPGGFDPNARTATP
- a CDS encoding PaaI family thioesterase; this translates as MSDEVETPPFAEIVNGALEFTIPIAHKMGVSAVEVRRGFAATTVPIEGNGNHFGVMYAGVLFTVAEILGGAIAIATFDNSAYYPLVKDLHVFFRKPAKTDVRAEASLSADEIARIADEAAANGKSDFTLKAVVTDANCVVVAETEGLYQLRAHGK
- a CDS encoding pyridoxamine 5'-phosphate oxidase family protein, translated to MAKVFSHLNDALRKFISEQPMFFVATAPSEGGRVNLSPKGYRDTFAVLDDHTFAYLDLYGSGTETIAHLRENGRITIMFCSFNRTSKILRLFGTGRVVRPDSAEFDTLRPHFGLQHPGIRGAIVVSIDRIADSCGYSVPYLELVDERPVLDALHGRRTDDDYARRIVGDNAASVDGLPALEPDHPLPSAIPR